One stretch of Oryzias latipes chromosome 7, ASM223467v1 DNA includes these proteins:
- the LOC101155194 gene encoding rho-related GTP-binding protein RhoA-C produces the protein MAALRKKLVIVGDGACGKTCLLIVFSKDQFPEVYVPTVFENYIADIEVDGRQVELALWDTAGQEDYDRLRPLSYPDTDVILMCFSIDSPDSLENIPEKWTPEVKHFCPNVPIILVGNKKDLRNDDHTRRELGKMKQEPVRFEEGRDMASRIDAFGYLECSAKTKDGVRDVFEMATRAALQARKKKKKGGCQLL, from the exons ATGGCCGCACTCAGAAAGAAGTTGGTGATTGTTGGGGATGGTGCATGTGGCAAGACCTGTCTGCTCATTGTCTTCAGTAAGGATCAGTTCCCAGAGGTCTACGTCCCTACTGTCTTTGAGAACTACATTGCTGACATTGAGGTTGATGGCAGACAG GTGGAGTTGGCTTTGTGGGATACTGCAGGCCAGGAAGACTACGACAGACTGCGGCCTCTCTCCTACCCAGACACAGATGTTATCCTCATGTGCTTCTCCATAGACAGCCCAGATAGTTTAG AGAACATTCCAGAGAAATGGACACCTGAAGTGAAACATTTCTGCCCCAATGTTCCAATCATCCTTGTGGGGAACAAGAAGGACCTTAGAAATGATGACCACACACGCAGGGAGTTGGGCAAGATGAAACAG GAGCCTGTGAGGTttgaggaaggcagagacatgGCCAGCCGTATCGACGCTTTCGGCTACCTTGAGTGCTCAGCCAAGACCAAGGATGGTGTGCGAGATGTGTTTGAGATGGCCACGAGAGCAGCACTGCAAGCAcgcaagaaaaagaagaaggggGGCTGCCAGCTACTGTGA